The following are encoded together in the Anopheles nili chromosome 3, idAnoNiliSN_F5_01, whole genome shotgun sequence genome:
- the LOC128725321 gene encoding histone-lysine N-methyltransferase SMYD3 has translation MNKAVYRKGDVILQEKPFAYVLDPRYRDKRCDRCLKETKVMKCSSCLYLRYCGRTCQKEAWPDHKEECEKLKALPAGLLVPSAAMMMSRIVRRLRKGGDTHKGYYTSKFYRKFADLMPHEEDIRQDPKRMEHFGTLVVVLQRLLDESITPKKPELLRIYGKMCINTFNVLDSELNTIGTGMYLGASIIDHSCRPNVMVSFVGETLQLRLLEDYSQAELDFGQLFISYIDLIDTTETRRDQLSERYYFRCRCARCQDEQEHKVTNAAACSLEGCQEPIDMDDTALVRCPACKTPITEVDRETFQDISTFTKDHLAQMKNVSSTDLDVSRLCLKKQENVLHRYNVYHIKTLENAMDSALELEKWSEATGYALRLLDGFRKYYSPFHPHIALTLLKIGKLQLYQCYFAEALKHLQQAAKILRVTHGEQDDLYKRVLVPMLCDASQGNLGHLAIASDD, from the exons ATGAACAAAGCCGTCTATCGTAAGGGTGATGTGATTCTGCAGGAGAAACCGTTCGCCTACGTGCTGGATCCACGGTATCGCGATAAAAGATGTGATCGATGCCTAAAGGA gACTAAAGTGATGAAGTGTTCAAGCTGTCTCTACTTGCGGTACTGTGGCCGAACCTGCCAGAAGGAAGCATGGCCCGATCATAAGGAGGAGTGTGAAAAGTTGAAGGCTCTACCAGCGGGTTTGCTCGTCCCGTCTGCTGCCATGATGATGTCACGGATCGTACGGCGCCTCCGAAAGGGAGGTGATACTCACAAGGGATACTACACATCCAAGTTCTACCGAAAATTTGCCGACCTTATGCCAC ATGAAGAAGACATTCGTCAAGATCCCAAGCGGATGGAGCACTTTGGGACATTGGTCGTGGTCCTGCAGCGATTGCTAGACGAATCGATTACCCCGAAGAAACCGGAGCTACTCCGAATTTACGGCAAG ATGTGCATTAACACCTTCAACGTTCTGGACAGTGAACTGAACACCATCGGCACGGGCATGTACCTCGGGGCTTCTATCATAGATCACAGCTGCCGGCCGAACGTGATGGTTTCATTTGTCGGTGAAACCCTACAACTGCGTCTACTGGAGGACTATTCCCAGGCTGAGCTTGATTTCGGCCAGCTGTTCATCTCCTACATCGACCTGATCGACACGACGGAAACGCGGCGAGATCAGCTTTCCGAGCGGTACTACTTCCGATGCCGATGCGCCCGCTGTCAGGATGAACAGGAGCACAAGGTCACGAATGCGGCCGCTTGTTCGCTGGAGGGCTGTCAAGAACCGATCGATATGGACGATACGGCGCTCGTGCGGTGTCCTGCCTGCAAGACTCCCATCACCGAGGTCGATCGAGAAACGTTTCAGGACATCAGCACATTCACCAAGGATCATCTCGCTCAAATGAAGAATGTATCAT CAACAGATCTCGACGTTAGTCGGTTGTGTTTGAAGAAGCAAGAGAATGTACTGCACCGCTACAACGTGTACCACATCAAAACGCTGGAAAATGCGATGGACAGTGCGCTGGAGCTGGAAAAATGGTCCGAAGCGACTGGGTACGCGTTGCGGCTTTTGGACGGATTCCGGAAGTACTACAGCCCCTTCCATCCGCATATCGCGCTGACGCTTCTCAAGATCGGTAAGCTGCAGCTGTACCAGTGCTACTTTGCGGAAGCCCTCAAGCACCTGCAACAGGCGGCGAAGATATTGCGCGTTACCCACGGCGAGCAGGATGATTTGTACAAACGGGTGCTGGTGCCAATGCTGTGCGATGCGTCACAGGGAAATCTTGGCCACCTTGCGATAGCGTCGGATGATTAG
- the LOC128727333 gene encoding cytochrome b-c1 complex subunit Rieske, mitochondrial: MLTNLVKLSAVRGVSQSVTNGLKPAVAGAAKVESKSATAAGQIPIVSAGAGLPSSNVRVVSGVTGATQIRCAHTDIRVPDFSDYRREQVKRPNSKNDSADERAAFTYLMVGGAAVSTAYVAKSLVSTFISSMSASADVLAMSKIEIKLADIPEGKSMTFKWRGKPLFIRHRTAQEIDSEQSVAVATLRDPQNDAERVQKPEWLVVIGVCTHLGCVPIANAGDFGGYYCPCHGSHYDASGRIRKGPAPLNLEVPFYEFPEEGLLVVG, from the exons ATGCTTACCAACCTCGTTAAGCTGTCCGCCGTCCGCGGTGTGTCGCAGTCCGTAACCAACGGGCTGAAACCCGCCGTAGCTGGTGCCGCAAAGGTGGAAAGCAAATCTGCGACCGCTGCAGGTCAGATTCCTATCGTATCCGCCGGGGCTGGCTTGCCGAGCAGCAATGTGCGAGTGGTTTCGGGCGTCACAG GAGCAACACAAATCCGATGCGCCCACACCGACATCCGAGTGCCGGACTTCTCCGACTACCGCCGTGAGCAGGTGAAGCGCCCGAACTCGAAGAACGATAGCGCCGATGAACGGGCCGCATTCACGTACCTCATGGTCGGAG GTGCCGCTGTGTCGACCGCGTACGTCGCCAAGTCGCTCGTCTCGACATTCATTTCCTCGATGAGCGCTTCCGCCGATGTGTTGGCCATGTCAAAGATCGAAATCAAGCTCGCCGATATCCCTGAGGGCAAATCGATGACTTTCAAGTGGCGCGGTAAGCCCCTGTTCATCCGCCATCGTACGGCGCAAGAGATCGATTCCGAACAGTCGGTCGCTGTCGCTACCCTGCGTGATCCCCAGAATGACGCC GAGCGTGTCCAGAAGCCGGAATGGCTCGTCGTGATTGGTGTGTGCACGCATCTTGGTTGCGTCCCAATCGCAAATGCTGGTGATTTCGGTGGCTACTACTGTCCGTGCCACGGTTCCCACTACGACGCGTCCGGTCGCATCCGCAAGGGACCGGCTCCGTTGAACCTGGAGGTGCCATTCTACGAGTTCCCGGAGGAGGGTTTGCTTGTTGTCGGTTAA